Proteins from a genomic interval of Niabella soli DSM 19437:
- a CDS encoding rhamnogalacturonan lyase: MYRICLFFLLCVAVVPAFSQRLMESLDRGLVALPDGNGNVFISWRLLATDPDAVAFNVYRTINGAAERLNQSPLTKVTWFSDAVKNTSAPAAYSVAAVINGKETGRSQPFTIQSKDHPYWSVPLQLPEGYAANDGSVGDLDGDGTYEIILHVAGKGHDNSHAGFTDPPLIQAYKLDGTLLWTINLGKNIREGAHYTQFMVYDLDGDGNAEVAMKTADGSIDGKGNVIGDSTKDWRNDKGYILAGPEYLTVFDGATGAAISITDFIPPRALSLMPSSEELKKIWGDGYGNRMDRFLAAIAYLDGVHPSLIMTRGYYTRTVIAAWDLHKKQLQKRWVFDTNVRGNEKYAGQGNHNLTIADVDGDGRDEIIYGAMCLDDNGKGLYSTGLGHGDALHVSDLDPSIPGLEVFDIQERFDDAGCSFRSAATGQVYWKKASVKAGEDGEGPGRGLALDVDPRYAGAECWVAGAGITGMFDTKGNKIADKTPACNMGILWDGDLLTEILNSTTIDKWDYLKQGTNRLLNTANYQCKSNNGTKATPVLVGDILGDWREEVIYSTTDNKELRIFSTAIPTNYRFCTLMQDPQYRLSIAWQNVAYNQPPHTSFFFGEGMKPPPKPGIKIIKAVKAAR; this comes from the coding sequence ATGTATCGCATTTGCCTTTTCTTTTTGTTATGTGTTGCAGTGGTGCCCGCGTTTTCCCAGCGCCTGATGGAATCATTGGATCGCGGCCTTGTTGCGCTCCCGGATGGTAATGGCAACGTTTTTATCAGTTGGCGCTTATTGGCTACGGATCCGGATGCCGTAGCCTTCAATGTGTATCGTACCATTAATGGTGCTGCAGAAAGATTAAATCAATCACCCCTTACCAAAGTTACCTGGTTCAGCGATGCGGTAAAAAATACTTCGGCGCCAGCCGCTTATTCCGTTGCCGCTGTTATTAACGGCAAAGAAACCGGGCGGTCCCAACCCTTTACAATACAATCGAAGGACCACCCTTACTGGTCGGTGCCGTTGCAGCTACCGGAGGGGTATGCAGCCAACGATGGCTCTGTCGGCGATCTGGATGGCGATGGAACCTATGAGATCATATTACATGTGGCAGGCAAGGGACATGACAACAGTCATGCGGGATTTACGGATCCGCCATTGATACAGGCGTATAAGCTGGATGGTACTTTATTATGGACGATTAACCTGGGAAAGAATATCAGGGAAGGAGCGCATTATACGCAATTTATGGTGTACGACCTCGATGGCGACGGCAACGCGGAAGTGGCCATGAAGACGGCGGATGGCAGTATTGATGGTAAGGGTAATGTAATTGGCGACAGTACTAAAGACTGGCGCAATGATAAAGGGTATATTCTGGCGGGGCCTGAATATCTTACCGTATTTGATGGCGCCACCGGTGCGGCCATTAGCATTACTGATTTTATTCCGCCGCGCGCTTTATCTTTAATGCCTTCTTCTGAAGAATTAAAAAAGATCTGGGGTGATGGCTATGGCAACCGGATGGACCGTTTCCTGGCGGCTATCGCTTACCTGGATGGGGTGCATCCAAGCCTCATCATGACAAGGGGGTATTATACAAGAACGGTGATCGCAGCCTGGGATCTGCACAAAAAACAATTGCAGAAACGCTGGGTCTTTGATACCAATGTGCGGGGGAATGAAAAATATGCGGGGCAGGGAAACCATAATCTTACCATTGCGGATGTTGACGGCGATGGCAGGGACGAAATTATTTACGGCGCTATGTGTTTGGATGATAATGGCAAAGGCCTTTATTCCACTGGGCTGGGCCATGGGGATGCGTTGCACGTCTCAGATCTGGATCCTTCCATACCGGGTCTTGAAGTATTTGATATACAGGAACGGTTTGATGATGCGGGTTGTAGTTTTCGCTCCGCGGCTACCGGACAGGTTTATTGGAAAAAAGCTTCAGTGAAAGCGGGGGAAGATGGGGAAGGGCCGGGACGCGGACTGGCACTGGACGTGGATCCGCGTTACGCCGGAGCCGAATGCTGGGTGGCCGGTGCAGGTATAACGGGCATGTTTGATACTAAAGGAAATAAAATTGCTGATAAAACGCCGGCTTGTAACATGGGAATACTTTGGGACGGCGATTTGCTGACGGAAATCCTAAATAGCACCACCATTGATAAATGGGATTATTTAAAGCAGGGGACCAATCGTTTGCTGAATACCGCAAACTATCAATGCAAAAGCAATAATGGCACCAAAGCCACACCGGTATTGGTAGGCGATATCCTGGGCGACTGGCGCGAAGAAGTTATTTACAGCACTACGGATAATAAAGAGTTGCGGATCTTTTCAACAGCTATTCCAACAAATTACCGTTTTTGTACGCTAATGCAGGACCCGCAATACCGGTTAAGTATCGCCTGGCAAAATGTAGCATACAACCAGCCGCCACATACCAGTTTCTTTTTTGGTGAGGGCATGAAGCCGCCACCAAAACCGGGTATTAAAATTATTAAAGCCGTAAAGGCTGCTCGTTAA
- a CDS encoding sugar-binding domain-containing protein, with amino-acid sequence MNKRILTLIFLLIAFAGAAQPSSRIKYNFNSGWKLHVGDVSGAEAPAFDDKDWKPLTLPQAWNEDEAFKKDIKDLSTGIAWYRKYFKLPASAKGQKIFIEFEGIRQAGDFYVNGKPIGSHENGITAFGFDITDLVTFDGKENCIAARIDNSWDYREKATNTKFQWEDRNFNANYGGIIKNTYLQVVPKLYQTLPLYSSLKTTGVYVYADNYDIKGRTATIHAESEVKNEKQQSQQVQYEVALIDLEGKPVATFRSEMLSVAPGETKIMRASSLVKNLNFWSWGYGYLYEVHTRLLVNKQPADEVVTKTGFRKTEFKEGMIYLNDRVIMVHGYAQRTSNEWPATGLSVPAWMSDYSNGLMVEGNGNLVRWMHITPAKQDVESCDRVGLMQAMPAGDAEADVQGTRWEQRKAVMRDAIVYNKNNPSIIFYECGNHGISKAHMSEMKAIRDQYDPHGGRAIGSREMLNSKIAEYGGEMLYTNKSARIPLWAMEYSRDEGSRKYWDEWTPPYHKDGDGPLYNGQSAAIYNRNMESHALENVKRWYEFWRERPGTGKRVSSGGVNIVWSETNTHHRGEENYRRSGEVDALRIKKQNFYANQVMWDGWVVPEKYSMHIVGHWNYKPGVKKDIYVIASAPRVALKINGRSMGYGERSDGFIFTFKNIEWQPGTISAVGYDERNKVVCTDVIKTAGEPMALRLTEIKRPTPFLADGHDMALIEVEVVDAGGNRCPTALNMVHYKIDGPGEWRGGMAMGPGNYILKKDFPVEGGVNRFLVRSATNPGSITITASADGLQSARITLVTHPVQTDQGLSKLLPAAGLPSLLGRGPTPATPSYQVVRRSLRVKAATAGVNSDSAFYSYDDNETTDWVNDGNSTTAWIEYELAQAATVDEISLKLNKFRTKTYPLIIMVDGQEVFNGRTQPTLGYYTIQCKPVKGKKIRIQLAGDTSGKASKDVEVGGKKLNDGVARVDVKGRDVLSIIEAEFYELVK; translated from the coding sequence GTGAACAAAAGAATCCTTACGCTTATTTTTTTGCTGATCGCTTTTGCGGGTGCAGCGCAGCCCTCTTCAAGAATAAAGTATAATTTTAATTCCGGCTGGAAACTGCATGTGGGCGATGTTTCAGGTGCAGAGGCGCCCGCTTTTGATGACAAGGATTGGAAGCCTTTAACGCTACCCCAGGCCTGGAATGAGGACGAAGCTTTTAAAAAGGATATTAAGGATCTGTCAACCGGCATCGCCTGGTACCGCAAGTATTTTAAACTTCCGGCGTCGGCTAAAGGCCAAAAGATCTTTATCGAATTTGAAGGGATCCGGCAGGCGGGTGATTTTTATGTTAACGGTAAACCTATCGGCTCACATGAGAACGGTATTACTGCTTTTGGTTTTGATATTACTGATCTCGTAACATTCGACGGAAAGGAGAATTGTATCGCCGCACGGATTGATAACTCATGGGACTACCGGGAAAAGGCCACCAATACGAAGTTTCAGTGGGAGGATAGGAATTTCAATGCCAACTATGGAGGGATTATTAAAAACACCTACCTGCAGGTGGTGCCAAAGTTATACCAAACGCTTCCTCTGTATTCAAGCCTGAAAACAACGGGCGTGTATGTTTATGCGGATAACTATGATATTAAAGGGCGCACGGCAACTATTCATGCCGAATCTGAAGTGAAAAATGAAAAACAGCAATCGCAGCAAGTACAATATGAAGTAGCGCTTATTGATCTGGAAGGCAAGCCTGTGGCTACATTCAGGAGCGAGATGCTTTCGGTGGCACCGGGGGAGACAAAGATAATGCGTGCTTCCTCATTGGTGAAAAACCTCAATTTCTGGAGTTGGGGCTATGGATATTTATATGAAGTGCATACCCGGCTTCTGGTGAATAAGCAGCCGGCAGATGAAGTGGTCACCAAAACAGGGTTCCGGAAAACGGAATTTAAAGAGGGGATGATCTATCTGAACGACCGGGTAATAATGGTGCATGGCTATGCACAGCGCACTTCCAACGAATGGCCGGCCACGGGGTTGTCTGTGCCTGCATGGATGAGCGATTACAGCAATGGGCTGATGGTAGAAGGGAACGGGAACCTGGTGCGCTGGATGCATATTACACCGGCAAAGCAGGATGTGGAAAGCTGCGACAGGGTGGGGCTGATGCAAGCCATGCCGGCAGGTGACGCAGAGGCTGATGTGCAGGGCACGCGCTGGGAACAGCGTAAAGCGGTCATGCGCGACGCCATTGTTTATAATAAGAACAACCCGAGTATTATTTTTTATGAGTGCGGTAATCATGGAATCAGTAAGGCGCATATGAGCGAAATGAAGGCCATCCGTGATCAGTACGATCCGCACGGAGGCCGGGCAATTGGCAGCCGGGAAATGCTGAATAGTAAGATAGCCGAATATGGCGGGGAGATGCTCTATACAAATAAAAGTGCACGTATTCCGCTGTGGGCAATGGAATACTCAAGAGATGAGGGCTCAAGAAAATATTGGGATGAATGGACGCCTCCCTATCATAAAGATGGCGATGGCCCGTTATATAACGGGCAGAGCGCTGCTATTTATAACCGCAATATGGAAAGCCATGCGCTGGAGAACGTAAAGCGCTGGTATGAATTTTGGCGGGAGCGGCCGGGAACCGGTAAAAGAGTTAGCAGCGGCGGCGTAAATATCGTTTGGTCCGAAACAAATACGCATCACCGTGGAGAAGAGAACTACCGCAGGAGCGGGGAAGTGGATGCGCTGCGGATCAAAAAACAAAACTTCTATGCCAATCAGGTTATGTGGGATGGCTGGGTAGTGCCGGAAAAGTATAGCATGCACATTGTTGGACATTGGAATTATAAGCCCGGGGTTAAAAAAGATATTTATGTGATTGCGTCCGCACCCAGGGTAGCGCTAAAGATCAATGGCAGATCTATGGGGTATGGGGAACGAAGCGATGGCTTTATTTTTACGTTTAAGAATATTGAATGGCAGCCGGGAACTATTTCGGCGGTTGGTTATGATGAACGGAATAAGGTGGTTTGCACGGATGTGATTAAAACGGCTGGCGAGCCTATGGCATTACGTCTTACGGAAATTAAAAGACCAACACCGTTTCTTGCAGACGGGCATGATATGGCATTGATAGAAGTGGAAGTAGTGGATGCCGGCGGCAACCGTTGCCCAACAGCATTAAATATGGTCCATTATAAAATAGATGGACCGGGCGAATGGCGCGGAGGAATGGCGATGGGGCCGGGTAATTATATTCTTAAAAAAGACTTTCCCGTGGAAGGTGGTGTGAATCGCTTCCTGGTCCGCTCTGCAACAAACCCGGGATCCATTACGATTACGGCCAGTGCAGACGGGCTGCAAAGCGCCAGGATTACTTTGGTTACCCATCCGGTGCAAACAGACCAGGGGCTGTCGAAGCTGTTGCCGGCCGCGGGGCTGCCCTCCCTGCTGGGCAGAGGGCCTACGCCTGCAACCCCTTCTTACCAGGTGGTGCGACGATCGCTGCGGGTGAAAGCGGCAACAGCGGGCGTTAACTCAGACAGCGCTTTTTATAGCTATGATGATAATGAAACAACCGATTGGGTGAACGATGGAAATAGCACTACGGCCTGGATCGAATATGAGCTGGCGCAGGCCGCGACTGTTGATGAAATTTCTTTAAAACTGAACAAATTCCGCACAAAAACCTACCCGCTTATTATTATGGTGGATGGCCAGGAAGTTTTTAACGGAAGAACACAGCCAACACTAGGCTATTACACGATACAATGCAAGCCGGTAAAAGGCAAAAAAATAAGAATACAACTAGCAGGCGACACCTCCGGCAAAGCCAGTAAAGATGTTGAAGTGGGTGGAAAAAAACTGAATGATGGGGTGGCGCGGGTTGATGTAAAGGGCCGGGATGTATTAAGCATTATTGAAGCGGAGTTCTATGAATTGGTCAAGTAA
- a CDS encoding SusC/RagA family TonB-linked outer membrane protein yields MRLLSIAMKVFQQGLTGAFLLCAMVSSYAQTGRADKTKGVELKGTVTDAATHRPLPAIRVMYQDYAAAITDSTGNFILSVPDYTVTVVLQGDGYQSKEVALKGRNKVATVLYEEAFASFYDGANLPFGTQATNRIPFAVTSVQSQGNWAHTSETPDAFLQGKVAGLNAIRRSGTPNVGANLFLRGITSLYTTNQPLILVDGVIYDNSDYGGSLNSNSYTNPLAYIDIKDIDNITVIKDGASTYGTKGANGVILITTARAKELGTRIDVGAYGGVNFAPRNLPVMDAGQYRTYLGDLLQSSGATAAQAGSYPYMNDDPSNPDYYRYHHQTDWQKQVFRNSAFKNYSIKVTGGDNIAKYALSLGYMSNAGVLKGTGLTRYHTRFNADLNLSKRLTATANLSFTYNQQDLKDQGLAYKTNPIFSALIKAPLIGVNEMSAAGVQSPDITDTDIFNVSSPAALIHSASGSNNNYRFLGSVGFNYLVSKTINVNTIVAVTLDKIRENLFIPRKGVVDDTTGNDVIIDSRLGAQTKRLLSVYNDTRVTYDKVFDNIHHLTARAGMRFMAPRTELDWDLGANSATDQLKSVGNGVAALRRVGGDITRYRWLNTYLGADYSLRDKYFASFNMAVDGSSRFGKNVPGALHINGNSFAVMPSLAGAWLLSSEPFMANDRVFDLLKLRGSYSLSGNDDIMNYRARQYYISYGLTGDYAANYTSGQYYSSQNFLGTEGLVRGNFENSGLQWENVYKANLGIDAALFKERLNISLDAYRNRTYKMIVNETLPTVAGITHAYTNSGSMQTLGAEASVNGRIINRSSLKWDLGFTIARYKSTITRLPDPWNIVTPYADGYILSSVNNTPNLFYGYKTNGVYSSDAAAAADGLKVIQFSGAAVPFKGGDVRFVDVNGDKVIDEKDRQVIGDPNPDFFGSISTSVTWQRLTLDAFFTFTRGNDIYNYTRRQLESESNFNNQTTAVLNRWRADGQVTTMPRALYGDPVGNSSFSDRWIEDGSYLRLRSATLSYNLPVKTNFLRYSILYLTGNNLFTLTKYLGYDPETSATISPLGQGVDVVLEPQYRSVQVGVRFGL; encoded by the coding sequence ATGCGATTATTATCAATAGCAATGAAGGTGTTTCAGCAGGGATTAACGGGGGCATTTTTGCTGTGCGCGATGGTGTCGTCCTACGCGCAGACCGGTAGGGCAGATAAAACTAAAGGGGTGGAGCTGAAAGGAACGGTAACTGATGCCGCCACCCACCGGCCTTTACCGGCCATCCGGGTCATGTACCAGGATTATGCTGCCGCCATTACCGATAGTACCGGAAATTTTATCCTGAGCGTACCGGACTATACGGTTACCGTTGTGCTGCAAGGGGATGGCTACCAGTCGAAAGAAGTAGCGTTGAAGGGTCGCAACAAAGTTGCAACGGTTTTATACGAAGAGGCTTTTGCTTCCTTTTATGATGGGGCAAACCTCCCTTTCGGAACGCAAGCTACCAACCGGATCCCTTTTGCTGTTACCTCCGTGCAAAGCCAGGGCAACTGGGCGCATACCTCGGAAACCCCGGATGCTTTCCTGCAGGGTAAAGTAGCCGGACTGAACGCCATCCGCCGTTCCGGCACGCCCAATGTGGGCGCTAATCTTTTTCTGCGGGGCATTACATCTTTGTACACAACGAATCAACCATTGATCCTTGTAGACGGTGTGATCTATGATAATTCCGATTACGGCGGCTCGCTGAACTCCAATAGTTACACCAACCCACTTGCTTATATCGACATCAAGGACATTGATAATATTACAGTGATCAAGGACGGGGCTTCCACCTATGGAACCAAGGGCGCCAATGGGGTTATTTTGATCACAACCGCAAGAGCCAAAGAACTGGGTACCCGCATTGATGTGGGTGCTTATGGTGGCGTTAATTTTGCGCCACGGAATCTCCCGGTAATGGATGCCGGTCAGTACCGGACCTACCTGGGCGATCTGTTGCAATCATCAGGGGCCACTGCAGCGCAGGCAGGCAGCTATCCTTATATGAATGATGATCCGTCGAACCCGGATTATTACCGCTATCATCACCAGACCGACTGGCAAAAACAGGTGTTCAGGAACAGTGCATTTAAAAACTATTCCATCAAGGTGACCGGCGGCGATAATATTGCAAAGTACGCGCTCTCGCTAGGCTATATGTCTAACGCGGGTGTCCTTAAAGGCACCGGCCTTACCCGCTATCATACGCGTTTTAATGCAGATTTGAATCTGAGCAAACGACTAACCGCCACTGCTAATCTTAGCTTTACTTATAACCAGCAGGATTTGAAGGACCAGGGGCTTGCCTATAAGACCAACCCCATCTTTTCGGCGCTCATAAAAGCACCGCTGATCGGGGTTAATGAAATGTCTGCAGCGGGAGTACAGTCTCCGGATATTACCGATACAGATATTTTCAATGTAAGCAGCCCGGCAGCCCTGATCCATTCAGCATCGGGCAGCAATAATAATTATCGTTTCCTGGGGTCGGTTGGGTTTAATTATCTTGTTTCCAAAACAATTAATGTAAATACCATCGTGGCCGTTACGTTGGATAAGATCCGGGAGAATTTATTCATTCCGCGCAAAGGAGTTGTGGATGATACCACCGGGAACGATGTGATCATCGACAGTCGTCTGGGAGCGCAAACCAAACGTTTACTGAGCGTGTACAATGATACCCGCGTTACGTATGACAAGGTGTTCGACAATATTCATCATCTAACAGCACGGGCGGGCATGCGTTTTATGGCGCCCCGCACAGAGCTGGATTGGGACCTCGGCGCCAACTCCGCTACGGACCAGTTGAAGAGCGTGGGCAACGGCGTTGCGGCCCTCAGAAGAGTAGGGGGTGATATTACCCGCTACCGGTGGCTGAACACCTACCTGGGCGCAGATTATTCGTTACGCGATAAATATTTTGCATCCTTCAATATGGCAGTGGACGGGTCTTCCCGCTTTGGTAAAAATGTTCCCGGGGCCTTGCATATTAATGGGAATAGCTTTGCAGTGATGCCTTCACTCGCCGGCGCCTGGCTGCTTTCATCGGAACCCTTTATGGCCAACGACCGGGTGTTTGATCTGTTGAAGCTGAGAGGTTCTTATAGCTTATCCGGCAATGATGATATTATGAATTATCGGGCACGGCAATATTATATTTCATATGGACTGACCGGTGACTATGCGGCCAACTATACTTCAGGGCAATATTATTCTTCGCAAAACTTTCTGGGCACAGAAGGGTTGGTACGCGGCAATTTCGAGAATAGTGGCCTGCAATGGGAAAACGTATATAAAGCAAACCTGGGCATCGATGCGGCTTTGTTTAAGGAGCGCCTGAATATTAGTTTGGACGCCTATCGCAACCGGACCTACAAAATGATCGTGAACGAAACCCTTCCCACCGTAGCGGGTATCACCCATGCGTATACCAACAGCGGATCGATGCAGACCCTGGGCGCAGAAGCATCCGTGAACGGAAGAATTATAAACCGATCCTCTTTAAAATGGGATTTGGGATTTACCATTGCGCGTTACAAATCGACCATAACCCGGCTGCCGGATCCCTGGAATATTGTGACTCCTTATGCAGACGGATATATTTTAAGCAGCGTAAATAATACACCGAACCTGTTCTACGGTTATAAGACAAACGGCGTGTACAGCTCTGATGCAGCAGCGGCGGCAGATGGGTTAAAAGTGATCCAATTCTCCGGGGCCGCTGTTCCTTTTAAAGGGGGAGATGTGCGTTTTGTTGATGTAAATGGCGATAAGGTCATTGATGAAAAAGACCGGCAGGTGATCGGTGATCCCAACCCCGATTTCTTCGGTTCGATCTCCACCAGTGTTACCTGGCAGCGCTTAACGCTGGATGCCTTCTTCACTTTCACCAGGGGAAACGATATCTATAACTATACCCGGAGACAGTTGGAGTCCGAATCAAATTTCAACAACCAAACGACAGCAGTGCTGAACCGCTGGCGGGCCGACGGGCAGGTAACCACTATGCCCCGTGCTTTATACGGGGATCCTGTAGGGAACAGCAGCTTTTCTGATCGCTGGATTGAAGACGGTTCTTATCTGAGGTTGCGGTCGGCAACACTTTCGTACAACCTGCCGGTAAAAACTAATTTTTTAAGGTATTCCATATTGTACCTGACAGGAAATAATTTATTTACGTTGACCAAATACCTGGGCTATGATCCTGAAACCAGCGCTACTATTAGCCCGCTGGGACAGGGCGTGGATGTGGTGCTGGAGCCACAGTACCGGTCGGTTCAGGTAGGTGTAAGATTTGGTTTATAA
- a CDS encoding RagB/SusD family nutrient uptake outer membrane protein — protein sequence MKSIIIKLSFLVPVLMGALLLPSCKKVFDVTTESTLAGEQTYRNVYDADAAVLGVYGKLLKLARPYVLLNELRADLMSPTANADLYLQQLSNQNVTVDNPYIDPAPFYEVILNCNDVMKNFDIMLAEKKMKQDEYNERYADVASVRTWVYLQLGIHFSKDTKGIIGIPYVTDPLATIQDVKDETKYRWLPFQQLLAELIKTMESLPTLEMYNSAASLMTTVDQYRTEKFFIMKKVLLGDLYLWNAAYDPSSYNKAATAYRQIISYYDDKGNDNTKKNYYKLIGAPDPASGNQLAVQYVRYRESDINALYDSNTEGWRSMFSRGKISYDQQFDWEWIWHMSFSSSFEPKNPFIDLFSNINGSYLVKPSQQAMDNWNSQTQYNGFPFDARGNFTYRTIAGQPVIMKYLYYYMDGKTFVPTINTNTRTGEWWLYRAASVWQHFGEAANRDGYPKLGYAIVNQGIKTTYTPPNASSNVTNIQQTFLPAPYDFDARSGDNPQFRAIYRDMAGLRGRASLPSRPLVGDSTIAVEDMLTDESALELAYEGQRWSDLLRVSIRRHDPTYIAARVGAKLRKDGAGNAAAAEAKLTAGEFYLPFKWK from the coding sequence ATGAAATCAATTATAATAAAACTTAGTTTCTTAGTGCCGGTATTGATGGGTGCATTGTTATTGCCCTCCTGCAAAAAAGTTTTTGATGTAACAACGGAGTCCACGCTCGCCGGGGAGCAAACCTATCGCAATGTATACGATGCAGATGCCGCGGTGTTAGGGGTGTATGGTAAATTACTGAAACTGGCCAGGCCGTACGTGTTGCTGAATGAGCTGCGGGCCGACCTGATGTCGCCCACGGCAAACGCGGATCTTTACCTGCAGCAATTGAGCAACCAGAATGTTACAGTGGATAATCCTTACATCGACCCCGCGCCTTTTTACGAGGTGATTCTGAACTGCAATGACGTGATGAAAAATTTTGACATCATGCTGGCGGAAAAGAAAATGAAACAGGATGAGTATAATGAGCGTTATGCTGATGTGGCTTCGGTGCGCACATGGGTGTATTTACAACTGGGTATCCATTTTAGCAAGGATACTAAAGGAATCATCGGCATTCCTTATGTAACGGACCCCCTGGCAACCATACAGGATGTAAAAGATGAAACAAAATACCGATGGTTACCCTTTCAGCAATTATTAGCAGAGCTGATCAAAACAATGGAAAGCCTGCCCACCCTTGAAATGTACAACAGTGCGGCTTCTTTAATGACTACGGTGGATCAGTACCGGACGGAAAAATTCTTTATCATGAAAAAAGTGCTGCTGGGCGATCTGTATTTATGGAACGCCGCTTACGATCCGTCTTCCTATAACAAAGCCGCAACGGCTTACCGGCAGATCATTTCTTATTATGATGATAAGGGCAATGATAATACCAAGAAGAACTATTATAAGCTAATCGGTGCCCCGGATCCGGCCAGCGGGAACCAGCTTGCCGTGCAATATGTGCGGTACCGGGAAAGTGATATCAATGCACTGTACGATAGCAACACCGAAGGCTGGCGCTCCATGTTCTCACGGGGTAAGATCAGTTACGATCAGCAATTCGATTGGGAATGGATCTGGCACATGTCGTTCAGCAGCAGCTTTGAGCCAAAGAATCCTTTTATTGACCTGTTCTCCAATATCAATGGAAGCTACCTGGTAAAGCCATCGCAGCAGGCAATGGATAACTGGAACAGCCAAACCCAATACAACGGATTTCCGTTTGACGCCCGCGGTAATTTTACCTACCGGACGATTGCCGGGCAGCCGGTTATTATGAAATATCTCTATTATTATATGGATGGGAAAACCTTTGTTCCTACCATAAATACCAATACGCGTACCGGTGAATGGTGGTTATACCGGGCTGCATCGGTATGGCAGCATTTTGGAGAAGCCGCCAACCGGGATGGTTATCCTAAATTGGGATACGCCATAGTAAACCAGGGAATAAAAACAACTTATACCCCTCCTAATGCTTCTTCAAACGTGACTAATATTCAGCAAACCTTCTTGCCTGCGCCTTATGATTTTGATGCACGGAGTGGCGATAATCCGCAGTTCAGGGCTATTTACAGGGATATGGCGGGCTTGCGGGGCAGGGCCAGTTTACCATCAAGACCATTAGTGGGCGATAGCACCATTGCCGTGGAAGATATGCTTACGGATGAAAGCGCGCTGGAGCTGGCCTATGAAGGGCAGCGCTGGTCCGATCTATTACGGGTGTCCATCCGCCGGCACGATCCCACTTATATCGCTGCCCGCGTAGGCGCCAAGCTAAGAAAAGATGGTGCTGGCAACGCAGCCGCGGCAGAAGCAAAGCTTACCGCCGGTGAATTTTATTTGCCCTTTAAATGGAAATAA